A single window of Rhodospirillaceae bacterium DNA harbors:
- a CDS encoding cation transporter, translating into MSDHCGHHVFTGQSAAYQRILWIVAGLNFLMFGVELGWGIAASSQALLADSLDLLGDGLTYSLSLWAIHQTPRHRSIVAMLKGGSLLLFALIIFIDILIHIFAQHTPLPITMGWVAAAVLVVNVLCAILLYRFRDGDANIRSVWLCSRNDAIGNLLVMVAAGAVFLFQSGWPDLLAAGILVLLFLSSAISILRLSWLEMTHHKNHLPKASD; encoded by the coding sequence ATGTCGGATCATTGCGGCCACCATGTATTTACGGGTCAATCTGCTGCTTATCAGCGGATATTATGGATTGTGGCTGGGTTAAATTTCCTGATGTTTGGGGTAGAGTTGGGATGGGGAATTGCCGCTTCTTCTCAAGCGTTATTGGCCGACTCGCTTGATCTGCTGGGAGATGGGTTAACCTATAGCCTTAGCCTATGGGCTATCCATCAAACACCCCGCCACCGATCCATCGTGGCGATGCTGAAAGGTGGCAGCTTATTACTTTTCGCCCTGATTATTTTCATTGATATCCTCATCCATATTTTTGCTCAACATACCCCCCTGCCCATAACCATGGGCTGGGTCGCTGCCGCTGTTTTAGTCGTCAATGTTTTATGTGCCATTTTACTATACCGCTTCCGCGATGGCGATGCAAATATTCGGTCGGTGTGGTTATGCAGCCGCAATGACGCCATTGGCAACCTGTTGGTGATGGTAGCAGCCGGCGCGGTTTTCCTGTTTCAATCCGGTTGGCCGGATTTGCTGGCCGCAGGTATTTTGGTTCTGCTGTTCTTATCAAGCGCCATCAGCATTTTGCGACTGTCTTGGCTGGAAATGACGCATCACAAAAATCACTTGCCAAAAGCTAGTGATTAA
- a CDS encoding type II toxin-antitoxin system RelE/ParE family toxin — translation MRDQKEWSIKQWGYEQTKKYFDILTKGFDYITENYKRFPARKELTGDTDFLIYLIRENYVVFQPMKDGRIFIHGILGQDQDIPNILRRSQRLYQQERSKAGKYG, via the coding sequence TTGCGCGATCAAAAAGAATGGTCGATCAAACAATGGGGCTACGAGCAGACCAAAAAGTATTTTGATATCTTAACAAAAGGCTTCGACTATATTACCGAGAATTACAAGCGGTTTCCGGCCCGCAAGGAGTTGACGGGCGATACTGACTTCCTGATTTACCTGATCCGCGAGAATTACGTTGTTTTTCAGCCGATGAAGGACGGTCGGATTTTCATTCATGGCATATTGGGCCAAGATCAGGATATTCCCAATATCCTTCGCCGGTCACAACGGCTGTACCAGCAAGAGCGATCAAAAGCTGGCAAATATGGATAA
- a CDS encoding CopG family transcriptional regulator — translation MSSSLHVSLPDEMRAFVDQRTNNKHEYATPSEYIRDLIRRDMRDEAGIASLVRSQYEMERGAGIEITPSAIFDEE, via the coding sequence ATGTCTAGCAGCTTGCATGTTAGTCTGCCCGATGAGATGCGGGCATTTGTTGATCAGCGCACCAATAATAAGCATGAATACGCAACCCCGAGCGAGTATATCCGTGACTTGATCCGTCGTGATATGCGGGATGAGGCTGGCATTGCCTCTCTTGTCCGCAGCCAGTACGAAATGGAGCGCGGCGCCGGTATTGAAATTACCCCGAGCGCCATTTTTGACGAAGAATAA
- a CDS encoding TROVE domain-containing protein: MSYKSFLQMIFPSKKGKTPQNQPLPEQIANQAGGFYYALDDWIRLDRFLILGSDSGTYYVAPKQLTKDNAQLVVQLLKTDGIRVVERIVEMSSKGRAPKNDSALFALALAAAADDVKTRQAALAALPKVARTGAHLLMFISFVHPLRGWGRSLRKAFANWFLDMPVENLSLQSVKYRQRDGWSLRDTLRLSHVRPTEEKQTALIDWIVHPENPAAIAKAQENFRLITGFQKAKEAINADVVAEIIREYSLPREAVPNQHLNDAKVWDALLVDMPMTAMIRNLGKMSQVDLLKPFSHAATYVAKRLQDQEQLKKARIHPIQLLIALRTYAQGRGELGSLAWTPVTAIITALNEAFDLAFKQVEPSGKRILVGIDVSGSMQHVRCLGSSALQAIEAASAMAALFVRTEKQVHSITFDTQYYEFPITASQRLDDIIARIKQWGGGTDISLPVKYALDKKVVVDVFVIITDSETWAGREHPVQTLQEYRQRINPKAKLVVLATTANAGSIVEPNDPLSFGVAGFDANVPELVSDFIRQTV; encoded by the coding sequence ATGTCATATAAGAGTTTTTTACAAATGATTTTCCCTAGCAAAAAAGGAAAAACACCGCAAAACCAACCTTTGCCGGAGCAAATTGCTAATCAGGCAGGCGGATTTTATTATGCGCTTGATGATTGGATACGCTTAGATCGTTTCCTCATTTTAGGCAGCGACTCAGGCACCTACTATGTTGCCCCCAAGCAATTGACAAAGGACAACGCCCAGCTGGTGGTACAATTACTAAAAACGGATGGGATCAGGGTAGTTGAGCGAATTGTAGAAATGAGTAGCAAGGGCCGCGCACCAAAAAATGACTCGGCTCTTTTTGCCTTGGCCCTAGCTGCTGCCGCTGATGATGTTAAAACCCGGCAAGCCGCCCTGGCTGCCCTGCCGAAAGTGGCCCGTACGGGCGCCCATCTTTTAATGTTTATCAGCTTTGTTCACCCATTACGCGGCTGGGGGCGCAGCTTACGCAAGGCTTTCGCCAATTGGTTTTTAGATATGCCGGTTGAGAATTTATCCTTACAATCAGTCAAATATAGGCAACGTGACGGATGGTCTTTACGTGATACATTACGTTTAAGCCATGTTCGACCGACCGAGGAAAAACAAACAGCCCTGATTGATTGGATTGTGCATCCAGAAAACCCAGCGGCAATTGCCAAAGCCCAGGAAAATTTTCGCCTAATTACAGGTTTTCAAAAAGCGAAAGAAGCTATCAACGCCGATGTGGTAGCCGAAATTATTCGCGAATATTCCTTGCCAAGGGAAGCTGTTCCCAACCAACATCTGAATGATGCAAAGGTGTGGGATGCCCTACTGGTGGATATGCCCATGACCGCGATGATTCGCAATCTCGGCAAAATGAGCCAGGTTGATCTTTTAAAACCTTTTAGTCATGCGGCCACTTATGTGGCCAAGCGGTTGCAAGATCAAGAACAACTAAAGAAAGCCCGCATCCATCCCATCCAATTGTTAATTGCCTTACGCACTTATGCCCAAGGACGTGGTGAATTAGGATCCTTAGCCTGGACACCGGTAACGGCAATCATCACCGCATTAAATGAGGCGTTTGATCTGGCGTTCAAGCAAGTTGAACCAAGCGGCAAACGCATTTTGGTTGGGATTGATGTTTCGGGTTCTATGCAACATGTCCGTTGCCTGGGATCATCGGCCTTACAAGCAATTGAAGCAGCCAGTGCTATGGCCGCCTTATTTGTTCGGACGGAAAAGCAAGTGCATAGCATTACCTTTGATACCCAGTATTATGAATTTCCTATTACGGCCAGTCAGCGGCTAGATGATATTATCGCTCGCATTAAGCAATGGGGTGGCGGCACGGACATATCTCTGCCTGTCAAATATGCCTTAGACAAAAAGGTAGTAGTTGATGTTTTTGTGATCATTACGGATAGCGAAACCTGGGCTGGCCGTGAACACCCGGTGCAAACGCTGCAGGAATATCGGCAACGGATTAACCCCAAGGCCAAGCTGGTTGTCCTGGCAACAACCGCAAATGCGGGCAGTATTGTCGAACCGAATGATCCCCTGTCTTTTGGGGTGGCCGGGTTTGACGCCAACGTTCCCGAATTAGTCAGCGATTTCATCCGCCAGACAGTTTAG
- a CDS encoding GNAT family N-acetyltransferase: MSSIRAAVDNDLQKIQALYKKVARLSGGIARREQEITLPYIQDVMKKSKESGFNLVVDHPQNPRQIIGEIHCYTLEPSAFSHVLGELTIAVDPDFHGQGIGKNLFSTLFSHIQEHRPDIFRVELYTNEKNVKALALYERMGFVREGRLAGKIRVHNGSIEADIPMAWFNPNYTHRADFSTHGK, translated from the coding sequence ATGTCAAGTATTCGCGCAGCTGTAGACAATGATCTTCAAAAAATTCAAGCATTATATAAGAAGGTAGCTCGCCTCAGTGGGGGAATTGCCAGGCGTGAGCAGGAAATCACCCTTCCCTACATTCAGGATGTTATGAAAAAATCAAAAGAAAGTGGCTTTAACCTGGTGGTCGATCACCCGCAGAATCCCCGGCAAATTATTGGGGAAATTCACTGCTATACTTTAGAGCCTAGCGCCTTCAGTCATGTACTCGGGGAATTGACCATTGCCGTTGACCCAGATTTTCACGGCCAAGGCATTGGCAAAAATTTATTTAGCACCCTCTTCTCCCATATCCAGGAGCACCGCCCCGATATTTTTAGGGTTGAGCTTTATACCAACGAAAAAAACGTCAAGGCCTTGGCTTTATATGAACGCATGGGCTTTGTCCGGGAGGGACGGTTGGCTGGTAAAATTAGGGTTCATAATGGCAGCATTGAGGCGGATATCCCCATGGCCTGGTTTAACCCCAATTATACCCATCGGGCTGATTTTTCCACCCATGGGAAATAG
- a CDS encoding heavy metal translocating P-type ATPase: MKKNFPATSQALWGHLLLVLLSLVAIAAHFALRFAALSDLAGIQVADMPLMAVITAGSIPVLWQIGHKLLKLNFGADILAVLALITAAILGEYLAAVLIIVMIASGQALEIYAMRKASSALLALAARMPSIAHLKTDVGIEEIPIGDIRIGHKIVIFPHETCPVDGVVIEGHGSMDESYLTGEPYQVSKVAGTSVLSGSINGESVLVVLAEKLPSDSRYVKIMEVMREAEQKRPALRRLGDQIGAVFVPLALTVASLVWLITGEATRFLAVLVIATPCPLLIAIPITLISAVSMAAKRGIIIKDPTVLERLPTCRTAIFDKTGTLTYGKPELTEIIAAQGIAPNIILQQVASLERYSKHPLADAILRSAEKSKLPLLDATSVSEKPGMGLTGTIDGKEIHVTHRKKLLQVRPEILSIIPPITAGLECIILLNGLYAATFHFRDEPRKDGKSFIGHLAPSHHFTRLMLVSGDRESEVAYLAQYVGITVTMASQSPEQKLAIVRAETAKAPTLYMGDGINDAPALTAATVGIAFGQASDVTAEAAGALILENTLAKVDELLHLGLTMRKIALQSAIGGMLLSILGMGFAAAGYLTPVDGALLQEGIDVLAIMWALRLTWQRKIESEI, encoded by the coding sequence ATGAAAAAGAATTTTCCTGCCACCTCGCAAGCCCTTTGGGGACATTTGCTGTTGGTGTTGCTATCCTTGGTGGCAATTGCCGCACATTTTGCCTTACGCTTTGCCGCATTGTCTGACTTAGCGGGTATCCAAGTGGCTGATATGCCCCTGATGGCTGTTATCACGGCAGGATCCATCCCCGTGCTTTGGCAGATCGGGCATAAATTACTGAAACTTAATTTTGGGGCGGACATCTTGGCGGTATTGGCGCTGATTACCGCCGCTATCTTAGGGGAATATCTTGCGGCAGTATTGATTATTGTGATGATTGCCAGCGGGCAGGCCTTGGAAATATATGCCATGCGGAAAGCATCCTCAGCATTGCTTGCCTTGGCCGCACGCATGCCCTCCATTGCCCATCTGAAAACGGATGTGGGGATAGAAGAAATCCCGATCGGTGATATTCGTATTGGCCATAAAATTGTCATATTTCCCCATGAAACCTGTCCGGTAGATGGCGTGGTGATCGAAGGCCATGGTTCGATGGACGAATCCTATTTAACCGGTGAACCTTATCAAGTATCAAAAGTTGCAGGAACCAGCGTGCTTTCCGGTTCAATCAATGGCGAATCCGTCCTGGTGGTACTCGCGGAAAAATTGCCGTCCGATTCCCGTTATGTAAAAATTATGGAAGTCATGCGGGAAGCCGAGCAGAAACGCCCAGCCCTACGCCGGCTTGGCGACCAAATCGGGGCAGTCTTTGTACCGCTTGCCCTGACAGTCGCAAGCCTGGTCTGGCTAATAACAGGGGAGGCCACGAGGTTCCTGGCGGTTCTCGTAATAGCTACACCTTGCCCATTATTGATTGCCATCCCCATCACGCTGATAAGCGCCGTGTCTATGGCCGCCAAGCGCGGGATCATTATTAAAGACCCCACCGTTCTCGAGCGCTTACCCACCTGTCGCACAGCCATTTTTGATAAAACCGGCACGCTCACTTACGGTAAACCGGAATTAACGGAAATTATTGCCGCCCAGGGCATTGCCCCGAATATTATTTTGCAGCAAGTCGCAAGCCTAGAGCGTTATTCCAAACATCCGCTGGCAGATGCAATTTTGAGGTCGGCAGAAAAATCGAAACTACCGCTTCTTGATGCCACCAGTGTTTCCGAAAAACCCGGCATGGGGCTTACGGGTACCATTGATGGCAAAGAAATCCATGTCACCCACCGCAAAAAATTATTACAAGTAAGGCCAGAAATTTTATCCATCATCCCGCCCATTACCGCCGGACTGGAATGTATTATCCTCCTGAATGGCTTATATGCCGCCACCTTCCACTTTAGGGATGAACCCAGGAAAGACGGAAAATCCTTTATCGGGCACCTGGCCCCCTCCCATCATTTCACAAGGCTGATGCTGGTTTCCGGCGACCGGGAATCGGAAGTGGCCTATCTCGCCCAGTATGTTGGCATTACGGTAACCATGGCATCGCAAAGCCCGGAGCAGAAATTGGCCATCGTACGGGCAGAAACCGCGAAAGCACCCACCTTGTATATGGGGGACGGTATCAATGATGCACCCGCCCTCACCGCCGCCACTGTTGGTATAGCCTTTGGCCAAGCCAGCGATGTGACGGCTGAGGCGGCTGGCGCCTTGATATTAGAGAATACGCTGGCCAAAGTGGATGAATTACTTCACCTGGGCCTGACGATGCGCAAAATTGCCCTACAAAGCGCCATAGGCGGCATGTTGCTCAGCATCCTTGGCATGGGGTTTGCCGCTGCCGGATATCTAACACCTGTCGATGGCGCGTTACTACAGGAAGGAATTGACGTGCTGGCCATCATGTGGGCCTTACGTTTAACTTGGCAAAGAAAAATTGAAAGCGAAATTTAA
- a CDS encoding cation:dicarboxylase symporter family transporter encodes MLFSPFAAFGAIAFTVGKFGFGALISMAWAVGSMALGCALFILLVLGGIARLNGFRITKLINYLKNELLIIFGTSSSETVIGPLMQKLQKLGAPKAVVGVVVPAGYSFNLDGTNIYLALAIGFLAQALDIPLSLGSQLSLLLILMVTSKGASGVTGAGFVTLAATLAAVNGEIPVAAIALLLGVDKFMSELRALTNMVGNAVACLVVGNWEKVLDKEKLNQELNLGYQEIKSNSTPVEEAYPQLSKAET; translated from the coding sequence ATGCTGTTCTCGCCTTTTGCGGCCTTTGGCGCCATCGCCTTTACTGTTGGCAAATTTGGTTTCGGCGCTTTAATCAGTATGGCTTGGGCGGTTGGTTCAATGGCACTGGGCTGCGCTTTATTTATTCTATTAGTGCTGGGCGGTATTGCCCGCCTGAATGGTTTTCGTATCACGAAATTGATTAATTATTTGAAAAATGAGTTGCTGATCATCTTCGGCACTTCTTCCAGTGAAACGGTCATCGGCCCGTTAATGCAAAAACTGCAAAAATTAGGGGCGCCGAAAGCGGTGGTTGGCGTTGTTGTTCCTGCCGGTTATTCCTTTAATCTGGATGGCACCAATATTTATTTGGCTTTAGCGATTGGTTTTTTGGCCCAAGCGCTTGATATTCCGTTGTCTTTGGGTTCTCAATTGTCGCTGTTATTGATCCTGATGGTTACCTCTAAAGGTGCATCCGGTGTGACAGGGGCAGGGTTTGTAACGCTGGCCGCTACCTTGGCGGCAGTTAATGGCGAAATTCCGGTGGCTGCCATCGCCTTGCTGTTAGGTGTTGATAAATTCATGTCAGAATTACGTGCTTTGACCAATATGGTGGGCAATGCGGTGGCTTGCTTGGTGGTAGGTAATTGGGAAAAAGTCTTGGACAAGGAAAAACTGAACCAAGAATTAAACTTGGGATACCAAGAAATCAAAAGCAATAGTACACCTGTGGAAGAAGCCTATCCGCAACTGTCTAAAGCCGAAACATAA
- a CDS encoding DNA alkylation repair protein — MPLVDKFFIAQHNIPIPHQYPLAGVTMTNISTNTTLLPQFLQELSLLQNPKRAVIEKKYHKSSREHWGVSVPDCTKLARQFGKKLSEQHLIALANDLWQTGIFDAMTAASKILALPKIKASTELWQMVCSYLKDVDGWALEDHLARTGWKCIAADEQLLDQVEQWTKHANFWMRRAALIFTLPYAKPGQNPERMLGWASQYASDPEWFIQKAIGWWLRDLGKHNPKRVITFLNQHWPKLKTVARKEATRKLGQEWVAKLIHRAVVA; from the coding sequence ATGCCGCTGGTTGACAAGTTTTTCATAGCCCAACATAATATCCCTATCCCCCATCAATATCCGTTAGCGGGTGTGACAATGACCAACATATCAACAAACACAACCCTTTTACCCCAATTCCTGCAGGAATTATCACTTCTACAAAACCCAAAACGCGCGGTCATCGAAAAGAAATATCATAAATCCAGCCGCGAGCATTGGGGGGTTAGCGTCCCGGATTGCACAAAATTGGCGCGGCAATTTGGCAAGAAACTAAGTGAACAACACCTAATCGCCCTAGCCAATGATTTGTGGCAAACCGGTATTTTTGACGCCATGACCGCTGCTAGCAAAATTTTGGCTTTGCCCAAGATAAAAGCTTCCACCGAACTTTGGCAAATGGTTTGCAGCTATTTAAAAGATGTCGATGGCTGGGCGCTTGAGGATCATTTGGCTCGCACCGGTTGGAAATGTATAGCAGCCGATGAACAATTGCTAGATCAAGTGGAACAATGGACAAAACATGCCAATTTCTGGATGCGGCGGGCCGCCCTGATTTTCACCCTGCCCTATGCTAAACCAGGACAAAACCCCGAACGGATGCTGGGTTGGGCCAGCCAATATGCCAGTGACCCAGAATGGTTTATCCAAAAAGCAATCGGCTGGTGGCTGCGCGACTTGGGCAAACACAACCCCAAACGGGTCATTACCTTTCTTAACCAACATTGGCCAAAGCTAAAAACCGTTGCCCGCAAAGAAGCCACCCGCAAGTTGGGTCAGGAATGGGTGGCGAAACTTATACATAGGGCTGTCGTAGCATAA
- a CDS encoding DUF1993 domain-containing protein, giving the protein MPLSMYQASVPVFTRMFANLSAILTKAEAHAKAKKIEPAVFINARLAPDMFPLSRQIQIASDSAKGCAARLAGVEVPSFPDTETTFAELQARIKKTVDFIKTCQPKQIDGTEEKPIHLKMGDWEAKFKGQDYLLNFALPNFYFHITTAYAILRHNGVEIGKGDFMGK; this is encoded by the coding sequence ATGCCTCTTTCCATGTATCAAGCATCTGTTCCCGTTTTTACACGTATGTTTGCTAATTTATCGGCCATTTTAACCAAGGCTGAGGCCCATGCCAAGGCCAAGAAAATTGAACCAGCGGTTTTCATCAATGCCCGCTTGGCCCCTGATATGTTTCCTTTGTCCCGCCAAATTCAAATTGCCAGCGATTCAGCCAAGGGTTGTGCCGCCCGCCTGGCCGGGGTTGAGGTGCCAAGTTTCCCCGACACCGAAACCACCTTCGCCGAATTGCAAGCCCGTATTAAGAAAACCGTAGATTTTATCAAAACCTGCCAACCCAAGCAAATTGATGGTACCGAAGAGAAACCTATCCATTTAAAAATGGGGGATTGGGAAGCAAAATTTAAAGGCCAAGATTATCTGTTGAATTTTGCCCTGCCCAATTTTTATTTTCATATCACCACCGCTTATGCCATTTTACGCCACAATGGCGTGGAAATTGGCAAAGGCGATTTTATGGGTAAATAA
- a CDS encoding multidrug effflux MFS transporter gives MNTTLPNKNLIILILGILTTVTPFSIDMYLPAFGDIAKDLHTTTATLSLSISSYFIGLAAGQLFYGPLLDRFGRRKPLYVGLTIFMLASVGCVFAQSVEQLIAFRFLQALGGCSAQVGSMTMVRDFFPPKEIAKVISLLILVLSVSPLLAPSIGGLLASSLGWQSIFMALILIVIAVITIIFFYLPKGYQADPTISLRFGSIIYNYFQILKEPRFHTYALAGALSMTGLFVYIAASPIIFMDVFQVTKTTYGIIFALLSIGFIGASQINAFLSKRAASSHIFQTALIAQMVIAALFLIGTMNNWYDLYLTFGFIFFLLACLGFTYPNAAAIALTPFTRNIGSASALIGFLQIGIASVVSSGIGFLASSNKILPAAILMAAMPFIGFIILMVGKRNIPKDPLPSS, from the coding sequence ATGAACACAACTTTACCTAATAAAAACCTGATCATTTTGATCTTGGGGATATTAACCACGGTAACCCCCTTTTCGATTGATATGTATTTGCCAGCCTTTGGCGATATTGCTAAAGATTTGCATACAACCACCGCCACCTTATCTTTATCCATATCCAGTTATTTCATCGGTCTTGCGGCGGGCCAACTTTTCTATGGCCCCTTACTGGATCGCTTCGGTCGCCGCAAACCCCTCTATGTTGGGCTAACCATTTTTATGCTGGCATCGGTCGGTTGCGTATTTGCCCAATCGGTTGAGCAATTAATTGCCTTTCGCTTTCTTCAGGCTTTAGGGGGCTGTTCGGCCCAAGTGGGGTCGATGACGATGGTGCGTGATTTCTTTCCACCCAAGGAAATTGCTAAGGTTATTTCCCTGTTGATCTTGGTGCTCAGCGTATCGCCGTTATTGGCCCCCAGCATTGGCGGTCTCTTGGCAAGTTCGTTGGGATGGCAATCCATTTTTATGGCGCTGATTTTAATTGTCATCGCCGTCATCACCATTATCTTTTTCTATTTACCGAAAGGGTATCAGGCTGATCCCACCATATCGCTGCGCTTTGGCTCTATTATCTATAATTACTTCCAAATCTTAAAAGAGCCGCGTTTCCATACCTATGCCCTTGCCGGGGCCTTATCCATGACCGGTTTGTTTGTTTATATTGCAGCCTCACCCATCATCTTTATGGATGTTTTCCAAGTGACCAAAACCACCTATGGCATTATATTTGCCCTGTTATCCATTGGTTTTATTGGCGCCAGCCAAATCAATGCTTTTTTATCCAAACGCGCCGCCAGCAGCCATATTTTCCAAACGGCTTTGATTGCCCAGATGGTGATCGCTGCCCTTTTCCTGATTGGCACCATGAACAACTGGTATGATCTTTATTTGACCTTTGGGTTTATATTCTTCTTGTTGGCGTGCCTGGGTTTTACGTATCCCAACGCGGCGGCCATCGCTTTAACCCCCTTTACCCGTAATATCGGCAGTGCTTCAGCCTTAATTGGTTTTTTACAAATCGGCATTGCCTCAGTCGTGTCCAGTGGCATTGGCTTTTTAGCCTCTAGTAACAAGATTCTGCCAGCTGCCATTTTAATGGCCGCTATGCCTTTTATAGGCTTTATCATTTTAATGGTGGGGAAAAGAAATATCCCGAAAGATCCCCTGCCATCATCTTAA
- a CDS encoding antitoxin VbhA family protein, translated as MLGARKKNQSELIDDTEKQRRFEAFRKAEASLRIEGIFLDKETRSIFEMWVAGTITSEEKTQRIQQIVSQLSD; from the coding sequence ATGTTGGGCGCTAGAAAAAAAAATCAATCCGAGTTGATTGATGATACAGAAAAACAACGCCGTTTTGAAGCTTTCAGAAAGGCTGAGGCTTCGTTGCGGATTGAAGGAATTTTTCTGGACAAAGAAACTAGATCTATTTTTGAAATGTGGGTTGCCGGGACAATTACAAGTGAAGAAAAAACTCAGAGAATTCAGCAAATAGTGAGTCAATTAAGTGATTGA
- a CDS encoding manganese efflux pump, which yields MFSIFAMAFSLSTDSFVVALAKGAALTRANWRVAIKTGLIFGLVQMVTPWLGWLLGNAASGFVEAIDHWIAFILLGAVGIKMIWEGYYHQLEREKSPKDSWMILVLAAIATSIDALVVGVTLAFLETDILMSAAVIGGITFFMVTIGMMIGRYIGATVGRAAEVLGGVTLIGMGTHILLTHLAII from the coding sequence ATGTTTTCTATTTTCGCTATGGCGTTTAGCTTATCAACGGATTCTTTTGTCGTCGCTTTAGCCAAAGGGGCCGCCTTGACTCGCGCCAATTGGCGGGTGGCCATAAAAACTGGGCTTATCTTTGGTTTGGTACAAATGGTCACGCCCTGGCTTGGGTGGCTGTTAGGCAATGCCGCCAGCGGTTTTGTGGAAGCCATTGATCATTGGATCGCCTTTATATTGCTGGGTGCGGTTGGTATCAAAATGATTTGGGAAGGGTATTACCATCAGCTTGAAAGAGAAAAATCTCCAAAAGACTCCTGGATGATTCTAGTCTTGGCGGCAATCGCGACTAGTATTGATGCCCTGGTTGTAGGCGTCACTTTGGCATTCTTGGAAACCGATATTTTAATGAGTGCCGCGGTTATTGGGGGCATTACGTTCTTTATGGTAACAATCGGTATGATGATTGGACGTTATATCGGGGCAACCGTTGGCCGAGCGGCCGAAGTTTTAGGCGGGGTGACCTTGATTGGCATGGGAACGCATATCCTCCTCACCCATTTGGCTATCATATAG
- a CDS encoding Fic family protein, whose amino-acid sequence MIDPYVLKNGILKNKLNITNEQKLVKAEAALTSDRLAEIEIKGSKGSFDFERLKATHYYIFQDIYDWAGQPRTIGISKGNSNFTPSYLIDHKIESLFSRLEKDNFLKNLKPKEFADKASEFFTELNQIHPFREGNGRTQRAFTEALAKQAGYNLAFDISTKERMIDISIRSHQGDLGGMNRLFSEMIDPEKVEMMRKALGFLSQSTIPWNDIYIATTEPGQAYHGSFVGQAGQDFMMRTNQKKIIIGHIKEFQKIPERGETINFTSQFQTTLQNKLSEKNYSATAQEYGLTGEKAAEFSRRMQQRFPEKSVNQSRNLDKDQDVER is encoded by the coding sequence GTGATTGATCCATACGTTCTAAAAAATGGAATCCTGAAGAATAAGCTTAATATTACGAATGAACAAAAACTTGTTAAAGCAGAAGCTGCTTTAACAAGTGATAGGTTGGCTGAAATAGAGATTAAGGGTTCGAAGGGGTCTTTTGATTTTGAAAGGTTAAAAGCCACCCATTACTATATTTTTCAAGATATTTATGATTGGGCAGGTCAGCCAAGAACAATTGGCATATCAAAGGGCAATAGCAATTTCACTCCTAGCTATTTGATTGACCATAAAATAGAAAGCCTTTTTAGTCGGCTTGAAAAAGATAATTTCCTAAAAAATTTAAAACCGAAAGAATTTGCTGATAAGGCTAGCGAGTTTTTTACCGAATTAAACCAGATTCATCCCTTTCGGGAAGGAAACGGACGGACACAACGCGCTTTTACGGAAGCGTTAGCAAAACAAGCGGGATATAATTTGGCTTTCGATATTTCAACTAAAGAACGTATGATTGATATTTCAATCCGATCACATCAGGGGGATTTAGGCGGTATGAATCGCTTATTTAGCGAGATGATAGACCCTGAAAAAGTAGAAATGATGCGTAAGGCCTTAGGTTTCTTATCACAATCAACAATTCCTTGGAATGATATTTACATCGCCACAACAGAACCTGGCCAAGCTTATCATGGTTCCTTTGTTGGTCAGGCCGGTCAGGATTTTATGATGCGGACAAACCAAAAGAAAATAATTATTGGACATATTAAAGAGTTTCAAAAGATCCCCGAAAGGGGTGAGACCATTAATTTTACTAGTCAATTTCAGACCACCCTTCAAAACAAATTGTCAGAGAAAAATTATTCAGCAACAGCACAAGAGTACGGATTAACGGGTGAGAAAGCTGCCGAGTTTAGTAGACGAATGCAGCAACGCTTCCCGGAAAAAAGTGTAAATCAATCAAGAAATTTAGATAAAGATCAAGATGTTGAACGCTGA